One window of Botrimarina mediterranea genomic DNA carries:
- a CDS encoding DUF6876 family protein, which translates to MSQHKPSATTLQYELGQFTGDLERYRHPINRRVIYTPGVKHLAERAGAYWLIDSIASWIGSHPFNVAVREDERVQSLHFWKLSVDLDERSALLAAVADSGEPPFITQRIPFTDFPLASVDVWAGFDGQHWTLYLPSEH; encoded by the coding sequence ATGTCTCAACACAAACCCTCAGCAACGACCCTGCAGTACGAACTCGGCCAGTTCACCGGCGACCTGGAGCGCTACCGGCACCCGATCAACCGGCGGGTGATCTACACTCCCGGCGTCAAGCACCTCGCCGAGCGGGCCGGAGCCTATTGGCTGATCGACTCGATCGCCAGTTGGATTGGGAGCCACCCATTCAACGTCGCAGTTCGAGAGGACGAGCGGGTACAGTCTCTGCACTTCTGGAAACTCTCGGTCGACCTGGACGAGAGGTCCGCCCTCTTGGCGGCGGTAGCCGACTCGGGGGAGCCGCCCTTCATCACACAGCGCATCCCGTTCACGGACTTTCCGCTAGCGAGCGTTGACGTGTGGGCCGGCTTCGATGGCCAGCACTGGACGCTGTACCTGCCGAGCGAGCACTGA
- a CDS encoding CHAT domain-containing protein — translation MSSDHYRRKAEQSRSRIAQLNKDKCRLATKRASLTTKMNSANERAAKASTPSTLKSRMREAERAAKDLAKVESDIGKIESKSAQESKKLSDAEKALAKEQAREASTRERAMQRSADSTKRKINQIDSTLSCALEDIEALKRLPEVIAVLFLAANPLDEDELRLDEEARSIHEMIRKSQHRDSVRLESRWAVRPLDALQAINEVEPTIVHFSGHGSDQDEIVFQDEQGNAKIVSLAAIVQMMKASSGKIRLVFFNTCYSRGQAEAVVDHLEAAIGMNDSIGDDAARVFASQFYSAVGFGKSVHTAFEQGKAALMLEDIPEDSIPELFVADGIDATQLIIVQPARVQE, via the coding sequence GTGTCATCCGACCACTATCGCCGCAAAGCAGAGCAGTCTCGTTCTCGTATTGCGCAACTCAACAAAGACAAGTGTCGGCTCGCAACCAAACGGGCGTCGTTGACGACCAAAATGAACAGCGCGAACGAACGCGCGGCTAAGGCGTCGACCCCGTCGACGCTGAAATCGAGAATGCGGGAAGCAGAGCGTGCGGCAAAGGACCTCGCCAAAGTGGAGAGCGACATCGGAAAGATCGAAAGCAAGAGCGCCCAAGAGTCGAAGAAGCTCAGCGACGCAGAGAAGGCACTCGCGAAAGAGCAAGCAAGGGAGGCGTCAACCCGCGAGCGTGCTATGCAACGCTCCGCAGACAGTACGAAACGAAAAATCAACCAGATCGACTCCACTCTAAGCTGCGCCTTGGAAGACATTGAAGCATTGAAGCGACTGCCAGAAGTTATTGCGGTTCTGTTCCTTGCCGCCAATCCATTGGACGAAGATGAACTGCGACTCGATGAAGAGGCGCGTTCTATTCATGAGATGATCCGCAAGTCGCAGCACCGAGACTCGGTCCGGCTGGAATCACGATGGGCGGTTCGTCCGCTCGACGCCCTGCAGGCAATCAACGAGGTAGAGCCGACCATTGTTCATTTTAGCGGCCATGGCTCGGATCAAGATGAGATTGTCTTTCAAGATGAGCAAGGAAACGCAAAGATCGTTTCGTTGGCCGCAATCGTCCAAATGATGAAAGCATCCTCGGGGAAGATCCGGCTGGTGTTCTTCAATACATGCTATTCACGCGGGCAAGCGGAGGCCGTCGTCGACCACTTAGAAGCAGCAATTGGGATGAACGACTCGATTGGCGATGACGCCGCGAGGGTGTTTGCTTCACAGTTCTATTCTGCTGTCGGGTTTGGCAAATCTGTTCATACTGCCTTTGAGCAAGGCAAGGCCGCCTTGATGTTGGAAGACATACCAGAGGACAGCATCCCCGAGTTGTTTGTAGCCGATGGCATAGACGCCACGCAGTTGATCATCGTTCAGCCAGCTAGGGTACAAGAGTAA
- a CDS encoding integrase core domain-containing protein: MSSWFSPLLFLLAGSSEDQLRRQVEFLKAENEMLRKRVLKDRIFLDNEERERLLKLGEAIGKAVLQLITIVSPRTYQRWQRRVSQGQQPAKKMGRKGTPESIRAIVLRLAKETGWGYGRIVGELKKLGVQCAGRSTVRKILKEEGLQPSPDRGGGTWAEFVKVHADTLWQVDFFSKMVVTKTGLRQSFALAFLHIDSRRVVCSPATFQPDEQWVVEQAQSFLEEAEQAGLPVRYLVRDKDYKFSQKFDEVFEQADVAVEPTAPRAPNQNAFVERWIGSIKRECLDRFIAFGLGHLDFLIKEYADFYNEVRPHQRKDNKPLQGIWPDKDDPPENAEQVVCRERLGGVLKHYERAAA; the protein is encoded by the coding sequence ATGTCGAGCTGGTTCTCTCCACTATTGTTCCTCCTCGCCGGCTCTAGCGAAGACCAACTGCGTCGCCAGGTGGAGTTCCTCAAAGCGGAGAACGAGATGCTCCGCAAGCGCGTCCTCAAGGACCGCATCTTCCTCGACAACGAAGAGCGAGAACGGCTGTTGAAGCTGGGGGAGGCCATAGGAAAAGCAGTGCTGCAGCTCATTACTATTGTCAGCCCCCGAACCTACCAGAGGTGGCAACGGCGAGTAAGCCAGGGCCAGCAGCCGGCGAAGAAGATGGGCCGCAAGGGAACGCCCGAATCGATCCGAGCGATCGTCCTCCGCTTGGCTAAAGAAACCGGCTGGGGGTACGGCCGGATCGTCGGCGAACTGAAGAAGCTCGGCGTCCAGTGCGCGGGCCGCTCGACGGTGCGGAAGATACTCAAGGAAGAGGGCCTGCAGCCCAGCCCGGATCGGGGAGGCGGCACCTGGGCCGAGTTCGTGAAGGTCCACGCCGACACGCTCTGGCAGGTCGACTTCTTCTCCAAGATGGTGGTCACCAAAACCGGCTTGCGGCAGTCGTTTGCGCTGGCGTTCCTACACATCGACTCACGGCGGGTGGTGTGCTCCCCGGCCACCTTCCAGCCCGACGAGCAGTGGGTGGTCGAGCAGGCCCAGTCCTTCCTCGAAGAAGCGGAGCAGGCCGGCCTGCCGGTCCGCTACCTCGTCCGCGACAAGGACTACAAATTCAGTCAGAAGTTCGATGAAGTCTTTGAACAAGCGGATGTAGCGGTCGAACCTACCGCCCCACGCGCGCCCAACCAGAACGCCTTCGTGGAACGGTGGATCGGCTCGATCAAGCGGGAGTGCCTGGACCGCTTCATCGCGTTCGGTCTTGGGCACCTCGATTTCCTGATAAAGGAGTATGCAGACTTCTACAACGAGGTGCGCCCTCACCAACGCAAAGACAACAAGCCGCTCCAGGGCATCTGGCCAGATAAAGACGACCCGCCGGAGAATGCGGAACAGGTGGTGTGTCGCGAACGGCTAGGCGGCGTACTCAAGCACTACGAGCGAGCAGCGGCTTAG
- a CDS encoding DUF819 family protein, with protein MHPLIHPNDAWTLWAVIVSCTAGAIWLEQSYRWAATISGPVLALVAAMLLSNVGVMPAEAASYEFVGDYLVPLAIPLLLMRANLVRIVRDSGSMLFAFHFSVLGTILGAAVATLLLHRRIEDVADVAALMTASYIGGGVNFFAVKETFGVSESLTNPLLVADNFIMAGMFLVLISISGNAWIRRRYATSPLVDQVRQVTPQESDHDKAGEGERGGSRPIGIRDISASIAIALIVVALANQTSGLVVRCFAPSFVASILGNLFVMIAVYSMLAATVLSTVVSRIVGYEAIGGFLLYLFLFTIGLPADIPAVIQNAPVLLLFCLIIATTNLVVTLTLGRIFKIDLEDLVICVSATLGGPPTALALTIAKGWHRLTAPALLVGIWGYVIGTMLGITVGELLR; from the coding sequence ATGCACCCATTGATCCATCCCAACGACGCGTGGACGCTCTGGGCGGTGATTGTCTCTTGCACGGCAGGGGCGATCTGGCTCGAGCAGTCGTATAGATGGGCGGCGACGATCAGCGGCCCCGTCCTGGCGTTGGTCGCCGCCATGCTGCTCTCCAATGTAGGCGTCATGCCGGCGGAGGCTGCCAGTTATGAGTTTGTGGGTGACTATTTGGTGCCACTGGCGATCCCGCTTCTGTTGATGCGTGCGAATCTCGTCCGTATCGTTCGGGATTCTGGCTCGATGCTTTTCGCGTTCCACTTCAGCGTCCTCGGAACGATACTCGGCGCGGCGGTTGCTACTCTCCTCTTGCATCGAAGAATCGAGGACGTCGCCGATGTCGCGGCCCTGATGACGGCGAGTTACATAGGCGGAGGGGTGAACTTTTTTGCCGTGAAGGAGACTTTTGGGGTCAGTGAGAGCCTAACGAACCCGCTGCTGGTGGCCGACAACTTCATCATGGCGGGGATGTTCCTAGTGCTCATTTCGATCTCTGGTAACGCTTGGATTCGACGCCGCTACGCCACGTCACCGCTCGTTGATCAGGTGAGACAAGTAACTCCACAAGAGTCCGATCACGACAAAGCCGGCGAAGGAGAACGAGGGGGGAGTCGGCCAATAGGCATACGCGATATCTCCGCGAGCATCGCCATCGCGTTGATCGTGGTCGCGCTGGCGAACCAAACCAGTGGCCTCGTCGTGAGGTGCTTCGCACCGTCCTTTGTGGCGTCGATACTCGGCAATCTATTCGTGATGATCGCCGTCTACTCGATGCTGGCGGCCACGGTGCTCTCGACGGTGGTGAGCCGTATCGTCGGCTATGAAGCGATCGGCGGCTTTTTGCTGTACCTGTTCCTTTTCACGATTGGACTTCCCGCGGATATCCCCGCGGTCATCCAGAATGCCCCCGTATTGCTGCTGTTCTGCCTTATAATTGCGACGACGAACCTTGTCGTGACGCTAACCCTGGGGCGAATTTTCAAGATCGACCTAGAAGACTTGGTGATCTGCGTGAGCGCCACTCTAGGTGGGCCGCCGACGGCTCTCGCGCTGACGATCGCAAAGGGATGGCATCGACTGACAGCGCCGGCGTTGCTCGTAGGCATCTGGGGTTATGTGATCGGAACGATGCTAGGCATCACGGTGGGGGAACTGCTTCGGTAG
- a CDS encoding aminotransferase class I/II-fold pyridoxal phosphate-dependent enzyme, protein MHLMHGAPGRRNTIDNGEYLYFCGTGYLGLQNHPRLIQASCEAARQYGMGTATSRTGYGTAPPVAEVEKKSAQFWEAEDAFYFASGYLGNQVVLSVLAKSAGVVLLDEHSHYSIIDACKSSGLPVVRFAHNDTQALQEALRANAEPGNAPLVMCDGVFATSGEIVPIREYIEVLQEYDGAMLCMDECHAYGVLGETGRGVYQQYGIALSRVNQSLSDLDPPSGTRLYSLGTLSKAFGGYGGIVAGSRSFIKEARNSSRYFSGASAPPTPVAAASAAALEIVAATPELVTHLQHNARSLRQRLRSLGLEVDDIPTPVVGLSIGDENNMRRIQQGMADDGVLIAYAREYSGLGPCGGLRIAVFATHTEADLRDLSGCLARRL, encoded by the coding sequence ATGCATCTGATGCACGGCGCTCCGGGCCGACGAAACACTATCGACAACGGGGAGTATCTCTACTTCTGCGGCACCGGCTACCTCGGCCTCCAGAATCACCCCAGGCTCATCCAGGCGTCATGCGAGGCTGCACGACAATACGGCATGGGGACCGCTACGTCGCGTACGGGCTACGGGACCGCGCCCCCCGTCGCAGAGGTAGAGAAGAAGTCGGCTCAATTCTGGGAAGCCGAGGACGCCTTCTACTTCGCGTCGGGCTATCTGGGCAACCAGGTCGTATTATCGGTCCTGGCGAAGTCGGCTGGAGTCGTCCTTCTCGACGAACACTCTCACTACAGCATTATTGACGCCTGTAAGAGCTCTGGATTGCCTGTCGTCCGGTTCGCCCACAACGATACGCAGGCGTTGCAAGAGGCTCTACGAGCGAACGCGGAGCCGGGGAATGCGCCATTGGTCATGTGCGACGGTGTCTTTGCCACTAGCGGCGAGATCGTTCCGATTCGAGAGTACATCGAGGTGCTCCAGGAGTACGATGGAGCCATGCTCTGCATGGACGAATGCCACGCGTACGGGGTGCTCGGCGAGACCGGTCGGGGCGTTTATCAGCAGTACGGCATCGCGTTGAGCCGGGTAAACCAATCTCTCTCCGATCTCGACCCACCAAGCGGGACGCGACTGTATTCGCTTGGCACGCTGAGTAAGGCCTTTGGGGGGTACGGCGGAATCGTCGCCGGCTCACGTTCTTTCATCAAGGAAGCAAGAAACTCGTCACGCTACTTTAGCGGTGCGAGCGCGCCGCCTACTCCTGTGGCTGCGGCGAGCGCCGCAGCGCTCGAAATCGTCGCCGCGACACCCGAGTTGGTCACGCACCTCCAGCATAATGCGAGATCCCTCCGTCAAAGACTCCGTTCCCTGGGCCTCGAAGTTGACGACATCCCAACACCTGTCGTCGGTCTCTCAATAGGGGACGAAAACAACATGCGGCGAATACAGCAGGGAATGGCGGATGACGGAGTCTTAATCGCCTACGCAAGAGAATATTCCGGCCTCGGTCCCTGCGGGGGCTTGCGGATCGCGGTCTTCGCCACGCACACAGAAGCGGACCTGCGTGATCTATCTGGATGTTTGGCCCGGCGCCTTTGA
- a CDS encoding L-serine ammonia-lyase produces MPLSVLDLFTIGIGPSSSHSVGPMRAANQFIVSLKEACHLSNCVRIEVRLYGSLALTGKGHGTDKAVLLGLEGERPESVDPDTMEGRVAAIRESQQCQLPEGPTIAFCEETDLLFLRKESLPFHPNGIQFSAFGQHGQPLAVTKCYSVGGGFVVGEDKARADSATPLVSGSAYPFKTGKELLQLTSDKQLSISDCMLAIESTWRSEAETHARLLTIWKAMQDCVTRGFHQRGILPGGLKVRRRAPELFDSLARRERENQASQTAIMEWVNVFAMAVAEENAAGSRVVTAPTNGAAGVIPAVLHYYVKFVPQANEEGIVRFLLAAGAIGILYKLNASLSGAEVGCQGEIGVACSMAAGGLVEALGGTPQQVEMAAEIGMEHNLGLTCDPIGGLVQIPCIERCAMAAVKAINASTMALNSDGTHHVSLDRVIRTMRDTGRDMLTKYKETSRGGLAVAFTEC; encoded by the coding sequence ATGCCCCTTAGTGTGCTTGACTTGTTTACCATCGGAATTGGGCCCTCGAGTTCGCACTCGGTCGGTCCCATGCGGGCCGCCAACCAATTCATTGTGAGTCTCAAGGAAGCCTGTCACCTGAGTAACTGTGTTCGCATAGAGGTTCGCCTGTATGGCTCCTTGGCCCTTACAGGCAAAGGACACGGCACCGACAAAGCAGTGCTACTAGGCCTTGAGGGAGAGCGGCCCGAGTCGGTCGATCCCGACACTATGGAGGGCCGCGTCGCAGCGATCCGTGAATCGCAACAGTGCCAGCTGCCGGAAGGGCCGACGATCGCCTTCTGCGAAGAAACGGACCTCCTCTTTCTCCGGAAGGAGTCTCTGCCATTCCACCCCAACGGAATTCAGTTCTCAGCTTTTGGCCAGCACGGCCAGCCGTTAGCGGTCACGAAGTGCTACTCAGTCGGGGGCGGCTTTGTCGTCGGTGAAGACAAGGCTCGCGCCGACTCCGCTACGCCCTTGGTCAGCGGTAGTGCTTATCCGTTCAAGACGGGGAAGGAACTGCTGCAACTCACCTCCGACAAGCAACTCTCGATAAGCGACTGCATGCTCGCTATTGAATCGACGTGGAGAAGCGAGGCGGAGACTCACGCCAGGCTACTCACTATTTGGAAGGCAATGCAGGATTGCGTGACGCGTGGATTCCATCAGCGGGGGATACTTCCCGGCGGATTGAAGGTCCGCCGTCGAGCGCCGGAACTCTTTGACTCCCTCGCACGTCGAGAACGCGAGAATCAGGCGAGTCAGACCGCCATTATGGAGTGGGTCAACGTGTTCGCCATGGCGGTGGCTGAAGAGAACGCCGCTGGCAGTCGCGTGGTGACGGCGCCGACCAATGGAGCCGCTGGGGTGATCCCCGCCGTGCTCCACTACTACGTCAAGTTTGTTCCTCAGGCGAATGAAGAAGGGATCGTGCGATTCCTGCTCGCCGCGGGTGCTATAGGGATTCTCTACAAGTTGAACGCCTCGCTTTCCGGAGCCGAAGTTGGTTGTCAGGGAGAGATCGGCGTCGCCTGCTCCATGGCGGCGGGAGGGTTGGTTGAGGCGCTCGGAGGAACCCCTCAACAGGTAGAAATGGCGGCTGAAATTGGCATGGAACACAATCTCGGACTCACCTGCGATCCGATCGGCGGTCTAGTTCAGATCCCTTGCATCGAACGCTGCGCCATGGCGGCGGTCAAGGCGATCAACGCCTCTACGATGGCGCTCAACAGCGACGGGACCCATCATGTAAGCCTCGATCGGGTGATCCGAACGATGCGTGACACGGGACGAGACATGTTGACGAAGTACAAAGAGACTTCACGCGGCGGACTCGCCGTCGCCTTCACTGAGTGTTAG
- a CDS encoding serine hydrolase domain-containing protein, which translates to MFSDKEFIGRVPYHVGVFAGVILMVGTHLPAAERPVDYSPVIDQLKTFIRDEVAAKDLPATSIALVTGDHLVWSAGFGSENRSNNNPASASTVYRVGSVSKLFNALAVMRLVGEGKLDLDEDVRTYLTEFAPANTFGTAITLRFLLSHQSGVVREPPIGSYFDATSPSLAETVASLNDTRIVFEPGTQTKYSNAAVSVAGLAVERVAGEPYNDYLQRAVLDPLKMKASAFRPTAAIEEHLPEAWMWAHHYGRFPAPAFEMGILPAGNLYSTVTDLSQLLITMFQESPPTELGIDRDVLLSMVQFDSPEHQPGHDYGIGFRLGDLDGHPSFEHGGAVYGYATLLKGIPEEKVGVVVAIALDGANGVANRIGDYALRLMLAQKSGHPLPKYETSQSLALGQADRLAGRYRCGEQSIVVVGKGSKAFVMYRNSLGEIRREGENLVIDDVLRHGPALQWNETAGTIKLDGQIWSRHNTQDSPEKSRAYPDLVGEYGWDHNVLYVYEDHGKLRALIEWFYDYPMTELGNDRFGFPDSGLYKDEQIVFVRDASGDVTQAIAGGVRFPRRPTTAVDPSEAPSGELRPQVLDTE; encoded by the coding sequence ATGTTTTCTGACAAAGAATTCATCGGTCGAGTGCCTTACCACGTCGGCGTCTTTGCGGGCGTCATTCTCATGGTCGGCACGCATCTCCCGGCGGCGGAGCGCCCGGTGGATTACTCGCCCGTGATCGACCAACTGAAAACTTTCATCCGCGACGAGGTCGCCGCCAAGGACTTGCCGGCGACCTCCATCGCCCTCGTGACGGGTGATCACTTGGTCTGGTCCGCTGGGTTTGGTTCGGAGAACAGATCCAACAATAATCCTGCGTCTGCAAGCACGGTCTACCGGGTGGGATCGGTCTCCAAGCTGTTCAATGCCTTGGCGGTGATGCGGCTGGTCGGTGAGGGAAAGCTTGACCTGGATGAGGACGTGAGGACCTATCTTACCGAATTCGCTCCCGCAAATACGTTCGGCACGGCGATTACGCTTCGGTTTCTCTTGTCGCATCAGTCGGGTGTTGTGCGGGAGCCGCCAATTGGCAGCTACTTCGATGCGACGTCTCCGTCGCTCGCCGAAACGGTGGCGTCGCTCAACGACACCCGTATCGTTTTCGAACCGGGCACGCAGACCAAGTATTCCAATGCGGCCGTGTCAGTCGCGGGCCTCGCCGTCGAACGGGTAGCGGGAGAGCCCTACAACGACTACTTGCAGCGCGCGGTTCTCGATCCGCTGAAGATGAAGGCGAGCGCCTTCCGCCCGACGGCCGCGATCGAGGAGCACTTACCTGAAGCATGGATGTGGGCCCACCACTACGGACGGTTTCCTGCGCCCGCGTTCGAAATGGGCATTCTGCCAGCCGGCAATCTGTACTCCACGGTCACCGATCTCTCGCAACTACTGATCACGATGTTCCAGGAGTCGCCTCCCACTGAACTTGGGATTGACCGAGACGTGCTATTGTCGATGGTTCAGTTTGACAGCCCGGAACACCAACCAGGACACGATTACGGCATTGGATTTCGGCTCGGCGACCTAGATGGCCATCCCAGCTTTGAGCACGGCGGGGCGGTCTATGGTTACGCGACGCTCCTCAAAGGTATCCCTGAAGAGAAAGTAGGCGTCGTTGTGGCGATAGCTCTCGATGGCGCGAACGGTGTCGCAAACCGCATCGGCGACTACGCCCTACGTTTGATGCTGGCGCAGAAGTCCGGGCATCCCTTGCCGAAGTATGAGACGTCCCAATCGTTGGCGTTGGGCCAAGCCGACCGGTTGGCCGGGCGTTACCGATGCGGAGAACAGTCCATAGTAGTGGTCGGTAAAGGAAGCAAGGCATTTGTAATGTATCGCAACTCGCTCGGAGAGATCAGGCGGGAAGGCGAGAACCTAGTCATTGATGACGTGCTCAGGCACGGTCCCGCCCTGCAATGGAACGAGACGGCGGGGACGATCAAACTCGACGGACAGATCTGGTCGCGCCACAACACTCAGGATTCCCCCGAGAAGAGTCGGGCGTACCCTGACCTTGTGGGTGAGTACGGATGGGACCACAACGTCCTCTACGTCTACGAGGATCACGGAAAGTTGCGGGCGCTGATCGAATGGTTCTACGATTACCCGATGACCGAACTGGGGAACGATCGGTTCGGCTTTCCCGACTCAGGACTCTATAAGGATGAGCAAATCGTCTTTGTTCGCGATGCCTCGGGGGACGTCACGCAGGCGATCGCAGGCGGAGTACGGTTTCCGCGCCGACCTACTACTGCGGTAGACCCCTCCGAGGCGCCAAGCGGTGAGCTTCGGCCTCAGGTTCTCGACACGGAGTAG
- a CDS encoding dipeptide epimerase produces MKLEIQVLDSPLARPFTISRGTITSQRTVIVRLELLGVVGYGEVNESDYYGHKVESIVASLKSVNREVESCSLASGDQLWKELNETLAGDLFALSALDMAAHDLFSKSAGQCCWETLGLSWGSPPPSSWTLSVGTPSQVVREFQLNPGWGIYKVKLGTSQDLEVIAALRGHTDALIRVDANCAWSSRETVEKSEALSQLGVEFIEQPLPANAPPSEHKWVREESALPIIADESCCVPADIERCAELFHGVNIKLCKCGGLTPAVQMLQEARSLGLRTMVGCMVESSIGISAATQLLPLLDYCDLDGALLLASDPAVGVTVEQGVVSRPRRAGCGGVLRDETCFTM; encoded by the coding sequence ATGAAGTTAGAAATCCAGGTCCTCGATTCACCCCTGGCGCGCCCCTTCACCATCTCGCGTGGCACGATCACTAGTCAGCGGACGGTGATCGTTAGGCTCGAGCTGTTGGGAGTCGTCGGCTACGGCGAAGTCAACGAAAGCGACTACTACGGGCATAAGGTCGAATCGATCGTCGCTTCGCTTAAAAGCGTCAATCGAGAGGTTGAGTCGTGTTCACTTGCCTCGGGTGATCAGCTTTGGAAGGAGCTGAACGAGACTTTGGCGGGCGATCTGTTCGCGTTATCCGCTCTGGACATGGCCGCACACGATTTGTTTTCCAAGTCAGCGGGGCAGTGCTGCTGGGAAACCCTAGGGCTGTCGTGGGGCAGTCCTCCGCCTTCGAGTTGGACCTTAAGCGTCGGGACTCCTAGTCAGGTCGTCAGAGAGTTTCAGCTCAATCCGGGCTGGGGAATCTACAAGGTCAAGCTGGGAACTTCACAGGATTTGGAGGTCATCGCCGCATTGCGTGGGCACACGGACGCGCTCATCCGTGTTGACGCCAACTGCGCCTGGAGTTCAAGAGAAACGGTCGAAAAATCGGAGGCGCTTAGTCAATTGGGGGTGGAGTTCATCGAACAGCCGCTCCCCGCCAACGCCCCCCCCTCCGAGCATAAATGGGTGCGAGAGGAATCCGCATTGCCGATCATCGCCGACGAGAGCTGTTGCGTTCCCGCCGACATCGAGCGCTGTGCGGAACTCTTCCACGGCGTCAACATCAAGCTTTGCAAGTGCGGCGGATTAACGCCGGCAGTACAAATGTTGCAAGAAGCACGATCGCTTGGCCTCCGGACGATGGTGGGCTGTATGGTCGAAAGTTCGATTGGCATCTCCGCGGCGACGCAGCTCTTGCCGCTCCTGGATTATTGCGATCTAGACGGCGCCCTGCTACTTGCGTCCGACCCGGCGGTTGGCGTGACCGTCGAGCAAGGCGTGGTTTCCCGGCCACGGCGGGCCGGATGTGGCGGGGTGCTCCGAGACGAGACGTGTTTCACTATGTGA
- a CDS encoding DUF1611 domain-containing protein, producing MAEVLRNYQRIIVFTEGQANSGFAKTAISLLRYRQEHVTAVLDSSVAGKRCQEVFGAGGETPICGSLDEIPPADALFIGIAPAGGKLPIEWRPAIAGCLRRGIDIVSGLHEFVSEDPEFAELAQRHDVRIIDIRKNGHSRVAGGVAFRRSNLRIHTVGQDCSVGKMVSAIEIDRELKRRGHDSSFVATGQTGIMIDGAGIPVDAVVADFISGAIESQVVAEQHHDFVLIEGQGSLAHPSFSGVTLGLLHGCAPQGLVMCYAPARKAVLGLPHAQLVPLIRLVELYERIASVRAAAKVIGIAINSHGLSESEAAHECVRVSESLQLPACDVYRDGAGVLVDAVLSYRDEILQ from the coding sequence ATGGCGGAGGTGCTCCGCAACTACCAGCGAATTATCGTTTTCACCGAGGGGCAGGCCAACTCGGGATTCGCGAAGACCGCCATTAGTTTGTTGCGCTATCGTCAAGAGCACGTCACTGCCGTCCTCGACAGCAGCGTCGCTGGGAAGCGTTGTCAGGAGGTATTTGGAGCCGGGGGTGAAACTCCGATCTGTGGTAGTCTTGATGAGATCCCCCCGGCAGATGCTCTGTTCATCGGTATCGCCCCAGCCGGCGGAAAGCTCCCCATCGAGTGGCGGCCTGCGATCGCTGGCTGCCTGCGGCGTGGGATCGACATCGTCTCCGGTCTTCACGAGTTCGTCTCCGAAGATCCGGAGTTTGCTGAACTCGCACAACGGCACGATGTTCGGATCATCGACATCCGCAAGAACGGGCATTCGCGGGTAGCTGGCGGCGTCGCCTTCCGCAGGTCTAATCTGCGTATCCACACGGTCGGACAAGACTGCAGCGTTGGAAAAATGGTCTCGGCGATCGAAATCGACCGTGAACTTAAACGGCGCGGCCATGATTCTAGCTTTGTGGCCACGGGCCAAACGGGAATCATGATCGACGGCGCAGGCATACCTGTCGACGCCGTGGTCGCTGACTTCATCAGCGGGGCGATCGAATCGCAAGTCGTCGCGGAACAGCATCACGATTTTGTACTGATCGAGGGGCAAGGGAGTCTGGCGCACCCGAGCTTCTCTGGTGTGACGCTCGGACTGCTGCACGGCTGCGCGCCGCAAGGGCTAGTGATGTGCTACGCGCCCGCTCGGAAAGCGGTTCTCGGTCTTCCTCACGCGCAGCTTGTGCCACTGATCCGTTTGGTGGAACTGTACGAGAGGATCGCGAGCGTACGCGCCGCCGCCAAGGTCATCGGAATAGCAATCAACAGCCACGGCCTTAGTGAATCCGAAGCCGCGCATGAATGCGTCAGGGTCTCTGAATCGCTTCAGCTTCCAGCATGCGACGTGTATCGAGACGGAGCGGGTGTGCTAGTCGACGCTGTCCTGAGTTACCGAGACGAGATACTCCAATGA